A genome region from Calliopsis andreniformis isolate RMS-2024a chromosome 2, iyCalAndr_principal, whole genome shotgun sequence includes the following:
- the LOC143188543 gene encoding metallophosphoesterase domain-containing protein 1: MKIEIHPLTNNPTAAWRELSEQQKVIKINVKLPTTEAPNDKLRVVCMSDTHSLTPFIKFDIPIGDVFIHAGDFTKCGSLQEVIEFNNWIGNLPHKHKIVIAGNHELSFDSTFTHPFSVHASGDRHKHTGTSILDNIPTLGMSKDTLAEAIQTANVKDYLTNCTYLEDSEIIIDGIKIYGTPWQPEFCKWAFNVPRGEACLSKWDMIPSDTDILITHTPPVGHGDLCCSGVRAGCVELLSTVQNRVQPKYHVFGHIHEGYGISSDGKIIYINASTCDLNYLPSNPPVVFDIILPPGVCKS; this comes from the exons ATGAAGATAGAAATTCACCCATTGACAAATAATCCCACAGCAGCTTGGCGTGAATTGTCAGAACAACAGAAAGTTATTAAGATAAATGTTAAGCTTCCAACAACTGAGGCACCAAATGATAAG CTTCGTGTTGTTTGTATGAGTGATACTCACTCACTAACACCTTTCATAAAATTTGACATACCTATTGGAGATGTTTTTATTCATGCTGGGGATTTTACAAAATGTGGTAGTTTGCAAGAAGTCATAGAATTTAATAATTGGATTG GTAATCTGCCACAtaaacataaaattgtaattgctgGTAATCATGAGCTTAGCTTCGATTCCACGTTTACCCATCCCTTTTCTGTGCATGCCAGTGGTGATCGTCATAAACATACAGGGACCAGTATTCTGGACAATATACCCACATTGGGAATGTCCAAAGATACTTTGGCAGAAGCTATACAAACTGCTAATGTTAAAGATTATTTGACCAATTGTACTTATTTAGAAGATTCTGAAATTATAATAGATGGGATTAAAATATATGGTACCCCATG GCAACCAGAATTTTGCAAGTGGGCATTTAATGTACCTCGTGGAGAAGCATGTCTTTCAAAATGGGACATGATACCATCAGACACAGATATACTTATAACGCACACACCTCCTGTAGGACATGGAGATTTATGTTGTAGTGGTGTACGAGCTGGATGTGTAGAACTTTTATCCACAGTACAGAATAGAGTTCAACCAAAATATCACGTTTTTGGTCATATACATGAAG ggTATggtatttcatctgatggaaaaataatatatataaatgCATCAACATGTGATCTAAATTATTTACCGAGCAATCCACCAGTAGTCTTTGACATAATATTACCACCTGGTGTATGTAAATcataa
- the Mcad gene encoding medium-chain acyl-CoA dehydrogenase yields MFSRPVLRAMTCKKLIRAFSTQTENAIGYNFELNETQKEMQELARKFTKEEIIPAAPKYDKSGEYPWDIIKKAWSLGLLNKHIPQFCGGMGVGTVDSCIVSEEFAYGCTGISTALEGSGLGQAPVIEAGTKEQQKKYLGRLLEEPLVAAYCVTEPGAGSDVAGIKLKAEKKGKEWVLNGTKMWITNGGVANWYFVLARSSPDPKTPASKAFTAFIVERDSEGLTPGRKEINMGQRCSDTRMITFEDVRVPEENVLGAAGEGFKIAMKTFDKTRPLVACASVGLAQRALDEATKYALERKTFNKPIAEHQAVAFMLADMQIGVETARLAYIKAAWAADQGLPSATYLASIAKCYGGDIANKCATDAVQIFGGAGFNTEYPVEKLMRDAKIYQIYEGTAQIQRLIISRHLLSAAKQKNV; encoded by the exons ATGTTTTCACGACCA GTACTAAGAGCAATGACATGCAAAAAGTTAATACGGGCATTTTCAACACAAACTGAAAATGCTATAGGATATAATTTTG AGTTAAATGAGACTCAAAAAGAAATGCAAGAATTAGCAAGAAAGTTTACGAAAGAAGAAATTATTCCAGCAGCTCCTAAATATGATAAAAGTGGAGAATATCCATGggatattattaaaaaagcatGGAGTTTAGGACTTTTGAATAAACATATTCCTCAattctgtg GTGGAATGGGAGTAGGGACTGTAGATAGCTGCATAGTTTCAGAAGAATTTGCATATGGCTGTACAGGAATATCAACCGCATTGGAAGGATCAGGACTAGGT CAAGCTCCAGTAATTGAAGCTGGTACAAAGGAACAACAAAAAAAATATCTTGGAAGACTCCTCGAGGAGCCTCTTGTAGCT GCATATTGTGTTACTGAACCAGGTGCTGGGTCAGATGTAGCAGGTATcaaattgaaagctgagaaaaaaggaaaagaatggGTTCTCAATGGAACAAAAATGTGGATAACAAATGGTGGTGTTGCCAATTG gTATTTCGTATTAGCAAGGTCAAGTCCCGACCCAAAAACACCAGCTAGTAAAGCGTTTACAGCATTTATTGTCGAACGTGATAGTGAAGGTCTAACTCCTGGACGCAAG GAAATAAATATGGGTCAAAGATGTTCTGACACTCGAATGATAACATTTGAGGACGTCCGTGTTCCAGAAGAAAATGTTCTAGGAGCGGCAGGAGAAGGTTTTAAAATTGCTATGAAGACCTTCGATAAAACAAGACCATTA GTGGCATGTGCTTCCGTCGGTTTAGCACAGAGAGCGCTAGATGAAGCCACAAAATATGCACTAGAACGTAAAACTTTTAACAAACCAATAGCAGAACATCAGGCTGTGGCATTTATGTTAGCAGACATGCAAATTGGTGTTGAGACAGCTAGGCTTGCTTATATTAAAGCAGCTTGGGCTGCTGATCAAGGTTTGCCATCAGCAACATATCTTGCTAGCATTGCAAAATGCTATGGTGGTGATATagccaataaatgtgcaacggaTGCTGTGCAA ATTTTTGGTGGTGCTGGATTCAACACAGAATACCCGGTAGAAAAGTTAATGCGAGATGCAAAGATTTATCAAATCTACGAAGGCACTGCGCAAATTCAAAGACTGATTATTTCGCGCCATCTTCTCAGTGCTGCTAAACAGAAGAATGTTTAA
- the Prps gene encoding phosphoribosyl pyrophosphate synthetase isoform X2, whose product MPVSEPVRAKSLLRANLENSRGRLLQSRMPNIKVFSGTSHPDLAQRIVDRLGIDIGKVVTKKFSNLETCVEIGESVRGEDVYIVQSGSGEVNDNLMELLIMINACKIASASRVTAVIPCFPYARQDKKDKDFVPDLSTSRAPISAKLVANMLSVAGADHIITMDLHASQIQGFFDIPVDNLFAEPAVLKWIKENIIEWRNSIIVSPDAGGAKRVTSIADRLNVEFALIHKERKKANEVASMVLVGDVKDRVAILVDDMADTCGTICHAAEKLLEAGATKVYAILTHGIFSGPAISRINNACFEAVVVTNTIPQDGHMKDCPKIQCIDVSMMFAEAVRRTHNGESVSYLFSNVPY is encoded by the exons ATGCCTGTGTCCGAGCCAGTGCGTGCCAAGAGTTTGTTACGCGCAAACTTAGAAAATTCTCGTGGACGTCTTTTGCAAAGCAGGATGCCAAACATCAAAGTCTTCAGTGGGACATCGCATCCAGATTTGGCGCAGCGTATCGTTGACAGACTCGGCATCGACATTGGAAAAGTTGTCACGAAGAAATTCAGCAACCTCGAAACATG tGTCGAAATAGGAGAATCTGTTCGAGGAGAAGATGTATACATTGTGCAAAGTGGAAGTGGTGAGGTAAATGACAATCTAATGGAACTGTTGATCATGATCAATGCGTGTAAAATTGCTTCTGCATCTCGAGTAACTGCAGTAATTCCTTGTTTCCCATATGCGCGACAAGACAAGAAGGATAAG GACTTTGTGCCCGACCTCTCTACA aGTCGTGCACCTATTTCTGCAAAATTAGTAGCAAACATGCTGTCAGTAGCAGGAGCTGATCACATAATTACAATGGATTTGCATGCTAGTCAAATTCAAGGCTTTTTTGACATTCCAGTTGACAATTTATTTGCTGAACCTGCTGTTCTAAAATGgattaaagaaaatattattGAATGGCGAAATAGTATTATTGTTTCTCCAGATGCTGGTGGTGCTAAAAG AGTAACATCTATTGCTGATCGATTAAATGTCGAATTCGCGCTTATACACAAAGAGAGGAAAAAGGCGAACGAAGTTGCCAGTATGGTGTTAGTTGGAGATGTTAAGGATAGAGTTGCTATTCTAGTAGATGATATGGCAGACACTTGTGGTACTATTTGTCATGCAGCAGAAAAGCTGTTGGAAGCTGGAGCAACAAAAGTGTATGCAATTTTAACACATGGCATCTTCAGTGGTCCAGCAATTAGTAGAATTAATAATGCTTGCTTTGAAGCTGTTGTTGTAACAAACACCATACCTCAAGATGGTCATATGAAGGATTGTCCAAAGATACAG TGCATTGATGTATCAATGATGTTTGCTGAGGCTGTGAGAAGGACTCACAATGGTGAATCTGTATCGTACCTGTTTTCGAACGTACCGTATTAA
- the Prps gene encoding phosphoribosyl pyrophosphate synthetase isoform X3 encodes MPVSEPVRAKSLLRANLENSRGRLLQSRMPNIKVFSGTSHPDLAQRIVDRLGIDIGKVVTKKFSNLETCVEIGESVRGEDVYIVQSGSGEVNDNLMELLIMINACKIASASRVTAVIPCFPYARQDKKDKSRAPISAKLVANMLSVAGADHIITMDLHASQIQGFFDIPVDNLFAEPAVLKWIKENIIEWRNSIIVSPDAGGAKRVTSIADRLNVEFALIHKERKKANEVASMVLVGDVKDRVAILVDDMADTCGTICHAAEKLLEAGATKVYAILTHGIFSGPAISRINNACFEAVVVTNTIPQDGHMKDCPKIQCIDVSMMFAEAVRRTHNGESVSYLFSNVPY; translated from the exons ATGCCTGTGTCCGAGCCAGTGCGTGCCAAGAGTTTGTTACGCGCAAACTTAGAAAATTCTCGTGGACGTCTTTTGCAAAGCAGGATGCCAAACATCAAAGTCTTCAGTGGGACATCGCATCCAGATTTGGCGCAGCGTATCGTTGACAGACTCGGCATCGACATTGGAAAAGTTGTCACGAAGAAATTCAGCAACCTCGAAACATG tGTCGAAATAGGAGAATCTGTTCGAGGAGAAGATGTATACATTGTGCAAAGTGGAAGTGGTGAGGTAAATGACAATCTAATGGAACTGTTGATCATGATCAATGCGTGTAAAATTGCTTCTGCATCTCGAGTAACTGCAGTAATTCCTTGTTTCCCATATGCGCGACAAGACAAGAAGGATAAG aGTCGTGCACCTATTTCTGCAAAATTAGTAGCAAACATGCTGTCAGTAGCAGGAGCTGATCACATAATTACAATGGATTTGCATGCTAGTCAAATTCAAGGCTTTTTTGACATTCCAGTTGACAATTTATTTGCTGAACCTGCTGTTCTAAAATGgattaaagaaaatattattGAATGGCGAAATAGTATTATTGTTTCTCCAGATGCTGGTGGTGCTAAAAG AGTAACATCTATTGCTGATCGATTAAATGTCGAATTCGCGCTTATACACAAAGAGAGGAAAAAGGCGAACGAAGTTGCCAGTATGGTGTTAGTTGGAGATGTTAAGGATAGAGTTGCTATTCTAGTAGATGATATGGCAGACACTTGTGGTACTATTTGTCATGCAGCAGAAAAGCTGTTGGAAGCTGGAGCAACAAAAGTGTATGCAATTTTAACACATGGCATCTTCAGTGGTCCAGCAATTAGTAGAATTAATAATGCTTGCTTTGAAGCTGTTGTTGTAACAAACACCATACCTCAAGATGGTCATATGAAGGATTGTCCAAAGATACAG TGCATTGATGTATCAATGATGTTTGCTGAGGCTGTGAGAAGGACTCACAATGGTGAATCTGTATCGTACCTGTTTTCGAACGTACCGTATTAA
- the Prps gene encoding phosphoribosyl pyrophosphate synthetase isoform X1 translates to MPVSEPVRAKSLLRANLENSRGRLLQSRMPNIKVFSGTSHPDLAQRIVDRLGIDIGKVVTKKFSNLETCVEIGESVRGEDVYIVQSGSGEVNDNLMELLIMINACKIASASRVTAVIPCFPYARQDKKDKGGDGGDNSNSKKQIVMKSNEWKFRSRAPISAKLVANMLSVAGADHIITMDLHASQIQGFFDIPVDNLFAEPAVLKWIKENIIEWRNSIIVSPDAGGAKRVTSIADRLNVEFALIHKERKKANEVASMVLVGDVKDRVAILVDDMADTCGTICHAAEKLLEAGATKVYAILTHGIFSGPAISRINNACFEAVVVTNTIPQDGHMKDCPKIQCIDVSMMFAEAVRRTHNGESVSYLFSNVPY, encoded by the exons ATGCCTGTGTCCGAGCCAGTGCGTGCCAAGAGTTTGTTACGCGCAAACTTAGAAAATTCTCGTGGACGTCTTTTGCAAAGCAGGATGCCAAACATCAAAGTCTTCAGTGGGACATCGCATCCAGATTTGGCGCAGCGTATCGTTGACAGACTCGGCATCGACATTGGAAAAGTTGTCACGAAGAAATTCAGCAACCTCGAAACATG tGTCGAAATAGGAGAATCTGTTCGAGGAGAAGATGTATACATTGTGCAAAGTGGAAGTGGTGAGGTAAATGACAATCTAATGGAACTGTTGATCATGATCAATGCGTGTAAAATTGCTTCTGCATCTCGAGTAACTGCAGTAATTCCTTGTTTCCCATATGCGCGACAAGACAAGAAGGATAAG GGTGGTGATGGAGGTGACAACTCAAATTCTAAGAAACAAATTGTCATGAAGTCAAACGAGTGGAAATTCAGG aGTCGTGCACCTATTTCTGCAAAATTAGTAGCAAACATGCTGTCAGTAGCAGGAGCTGATCACATAATTACAATGGATTTGCATGCTAGTCAAATTCAAGGCTTTTTTGACATTCCAGTTGACAATTTATTTGCTGAACCTGCTGTTCTAAAATGgattaaagaaaatattattGAATGGCGAAATAGTATTATTGTTTCTCCAGATGCTGGTGGTGCTAAAAG AGTAACATCTATTGCTGATCGATTAAATGTCGAATTCGCGCTTATACACAAAGAGAGGAAAAAGGCGAACGAAGTTGCCAGTATGGTGTTAGTTGGAGATGTTAAGGATAGAGTTGCTATTCTAGTAGATGATATGGCAGACACTTGTGGTACTATTTGTCATGCAGCAGAAAAGCTGTTGGAAGCTGGAGCAACAAAAGTGTATGCAATTTTAACACATGGCATCTTCAGTGGTCCAGCAATTAGTAGAATTAATAATGCTTGCTTTGAAGCTGTTGTTGTAACAAACACCATACCTCAAGATGGTCATATGAAGGATTGTCCAAAGATACAG TGCATTGATGTATCAATGATGTTTGCTGAGGCTGTGAGAAGGACTCACAATGGTGAATCTGTATCGTACCTGTTTTCGAACGTACCGTATTAA
- the Rfwd3 gene encoding ring finger and WD repeat domain 3 → MEVMDYSEDTPQMEGTEDHSDESDTNDNADNNLETEVQTEDKEDNDESKAKKPKEETTDESEIDSDQSCPICMDLWTSSGEHRLCCLRCGHLFGYSCILRWLQTSCTSANRRCPQCNRKAVVKDIRMLYAKKLTSIDTSELDKLKEQLNSVTAEKNSIEMKLSKYALRQRLFEQQVASMQTRISELENQQSEISIHSCQNISKHMTKKFHLDRSIEICKDGGCRVLDYNPWYGFLVVSQKSTNTLFSGYGIKKIDSDKFQPRQFIFLHSQAIRDVAFNMSQQSLLLSVGFDKCAKLMDIQNHIIMHTYQTDFPLWSCCWSGDNPNIFFAGAQNGSITQFDIRQTSSAVETLESPGDRSPVASLATVPSNPGSGISRGGFIACRLNTCYAYEQKDSKYIPKQIFLEGPFVSVCYDEKNKHALISSRPNARQPHARHIVCTIEKANDETTICNVVHTFHAGNSQQLMSRPCYINIENDTLVAAHQESTSSISLWSTSTGKQVNSLPVSDPVIDMCAVDVNTNLFLATLSSKKVRIYSHG, encoded by the exons ATGGAGGTTATGGATTATA gTGAAGATACACCTCAAATGGAAGGTACAGAAGATCATTCTGATGAATCAGATACTAATGATAACGCAGACAATAATTTAGAGACTGAAGTTCAAACAGAAGATAAAG AAGACAATGATGAGTCTAAAGCAAAAAAGCCAAAAGAAGAAACTACAGATGAGTCTGAAATTGATTCAGATCAATCATGCCCCATATGCATGGACTTATGGACTAGTTCAGGAGAACATCGTTTGTGTTGCTTACGTTGTGGACATTTGTTTGGAtacagttgtattttaaggtGGTTACAAACTTCCTGTACCAGTGCAAATCGCCGTTGTCCCCAATGTAATAGAAAAGCTGTAGTGAAAGATATTAGGATGTTATATGCTAAGAAATTGACATCAATTGATACTAGTGAATTAGATAAACTGAAAGAACAATTAAACAGTGTTACAGCTGAGAAAAATAGTATAGAAATGAAGTTATCAAAATATGCTCTTAGGCAAAGGTTATTTGAGCAACAAGTTGCTAGTATGCAAACTCGTATATCTGAACTAGAAAATCAACAATCAGAAATAAGTATTCATTCCTGTCAAAATATTTCCAAACATATGACTAAGAAATTCCATTTAGATCGATCTATAGAAATATGTAAAGATGGTGGTTGCCGCGTGTTAGATTATAATCCATGGTACGGATTTCTAGTTGTATCTCAAAAATCCACGAATACATTATTTTCCGGTTACGGTATTAAAAAGATCGACTCGGATAAGTTCCAACCACGTCaatttatttttttgcattctcaAGCTATAAGAGATGTTGCCTTCAATATGTCTCAACAGTCTCTCTTACTTAGCGTTGGTTTTGATAAATGTGCAAAACTGATGGATATCCAGAACCACATCATTATGCACACTTATCAAACGGACTTTCCATTGTGGAGTTGCTGCTGGTCTGGCGACAATCCAAATATATTTTTCGCAGGTGCACAGAATGGATCTATTACACAGTTTGATATTAGACAAACCTCTAGTGCAGTTGAAACTCTGGAAAGTCCAGGCGATAGATCACCAGTTGCTTCTCTAGCGACGGTACCTTCTAATCCTGGTAGCGGCATTAGTCGAGGAGGCTTTATTGCCTGTCGTTTAAACACATGTTATGCTTATGAACAGAAAGACTCTAAGTATATACCTAAACAAATATTTCTTGAAGGTCCATTTGTATCTGTATGTTATGACGAGAAAAACAAACATGCTTTAATATCTTCCCGTCCAAATGCCAGGCAGCCTCACGCGAGGCATATAGTATGTACTATAGAAAAAGCTAACGATGAAACAACCATTTGTAACGTTGTGCATACATTTCATGCTGGTAATTCTCAACAGCTAATGTCTCGACCTTGTTACATTAATATTGAGAATGACACATTAGTTGCTGCGCACCAAGAATCTACGAGCAGTATATCGTTATGGAGTACATCTACTGGGAAACAAGTAAATAGTCTCCCTGTGTCTGATCCTGTAATAGATATGTGTGCAGTCGACGTTAATACTAACTTATTTTTAGCAACGCTTTCCTCGAAAAAAGTGAGAATATACAGTCACGGTTAG
- the Ubc4 gene encoding ubiquitin conjugating enzyme 4 — translation MANIAAQRIKREFKEVIKSEEVAKCAIKVELVNDSFTELKGEIAGPPDTPYEGGNFVLEIKVPETYPFNPPKVRFITKIWHPNISSVTGAICLDILKDQWAAAMTLRTVLLSLQALLSAAEPDDPQDAVVAKQYKEYPEMFRQTAKHWTFVYAGGPAKMPDLDDKIRRLTDMGIEEHNARVALSSYNWDLERATEQLFS, via the exons ATGGCGAACATCGCGGCGCAGAGAATCAAACGCGAATTCAAAGAGGTTATAAAGAGCGAGGAG GTTGCAAAATGCGCAATTAAAGTAGAGTTGGTAAATGATAGTTTTACTGAATTAAAAGGTGAGATTGCTGGGCCACCAGACACACCATATGAGGGAGGTAATTTTGTACTCGAGATTAAAGTTCCCGAGACatatcccttcaatcctcctaaA GTAAGATTTATAACAAAAATATGGCACCCTAATATATCTTCTGTAACAGGTGCTATTTGTTTGGATATATTAAAGGATCAATG gGCTGCTGCTATGACTTTGCGTACAGTTCTGTTGTCATTACAAGCGTTACTATCTGCGGCAGAGCCAGATGATCCACAGGATGCAGTAGTAGCTAAACAATATAAAGAATATCCAGAAATGTTCCGTCAAACTGCTAAGCATTGGACATTTGTGTATGCTGGTG GACCAGCAAAGATGCCCGATTTAGATGATAAAATCAGGCGACTAACAGATATGGGAATCGAGGAACACAATGCAAGAGTTGCTTTGTCTTCATATAATTGGGATTTGGAACGTGCCACTGAGCAGCTCTTCAGTTAG